The following coding sequences are from one Mycolicibacterium aichiense window:
- a CDS encoding nitroreductase/quinone reductase family protein produces the protein MNQHYDRPNAAARAANAVIRRLAEAGVSIAGTQALRVRGRKSGALRSVVVNVLRVGDTEYLVSPRGNTQWARNARAAGEVELGPRWRRRPVRLTEVDDDAKPALLQRYIDRWYWEVKGHIAGLTPQSTDTELRSAAPAIPVFALAR, from the coding sequence ATGAATCAGCACTACGACCGTCCGAACGCTGCCGCCCGGGCGGCCAACGCCGTCATCCGCCGGCTCGCCGAGGCGGGCGTCAGCATCGCGGGCACGCAGGCGCTGCGCGTGCGCGGCCGCAAATCCGGCGCGCTGCGCAGTGTGGTCGTCAATGTGCTGCGGGTCGGCGACACCGAGTACCTGGTGTCCCCGCGCGGCAACACCCAATGGGCGCGCAATGCGCGGGCGGCGGGCGAGGTGGAGCTCGGCCCCCGGTGGCGCCGCAGACCGGTCCGCCTCACCGAGGTCGACGACGACGCCAAGCCGGCCCTGCTCCAGCGCTATATCGATCGGTGGTACTGGGAGGTCAAGGGCCACATCGCCGGCCTCACACCGCAGTCGACGGATACCGAATTACGTTCGGCCGCACCGGCAATCCCGGTGTTCGCGCTCGCGCGCTAG
- a CDS encoding NAD(P)/FAD-dependent oxidoreductase: protein MQTVFDRDVDPALIARALGSAAFGSMWLDSSLVARPDYPRLSSDLTCDLLVVGGGYAGLWSALHAKARNPAARVVLIEAERVGWAASGRNGGFVEASITHGAENGKSRWPDEFDRLEKLGLANLDGMQADIAAYGMNVDWERTGMLTVATERHQVGWLAEGADGGEGRFLDQAAVRAEVASPTYQAGLWATDTCAIVHPARLVFELARACSEAGVEIFEHTAATSVQREQRGIRVETSAGVLQADQVVLATNVFPSLLKRNRFHTIPVYDYVLSTEPLTDDQLDRIGWRNRQGIGDSANQFHYYRLSADNRIVWGGYDAVYHYGRRVDSMYEDRPESYRKLAAHFFITFPQLEDVRFSHRWAGAIDTNTRFCAHWGLAGRGRIAYVNGFTGLGVGAARFAADVCLDLLDGHPTERTELEMVNRKPLPFPPEPVASVGIQATRWSLDRADHNEGKRNLILRTLDRLGLGFDS, encoded by the coding sequence GTGCAGACCGTATTTGACCGCGACGTCGACCCCGCCCTGATCGCCCGGGCGCTGGGCTCCGCCGCGTTCGGATCGATGTGGCTGGACTCGTCGCTGGTCGCCCGCCCCGACTACCCCCGGCTCTCCAGCGACCTGACGTGCGACCTGTTGGTGGTCGGCGGCGGTTACGCCGGCCTGTGGTCGGCCCTGCACGCGAAGGCGCGCAACCCCGCAGCGCGGGTGGTGCTGATCGAAGCCGAACGGGTCGGCTGGGCGGCATCGGGGCGCAACGGCGGCTTCGTCGAGGCCAGCATCACCCACGGCGCAGAGAACGGAAAGTCGCGCTGGCCAGACGAATTCGACCGCCTGGAGAAGCTCGGCCTGGCCAACCTCGACGGAATGCAGGCCGATATCGCCGCCTACGGCATGAACGTGGACTGGGAGCGCACCGGCATGCTCACCGTCGCCACCGAACGCCATCAGGTCGGGTGGCTGGCCGAGGGCGCCGACGGCGGCGAGGGCCGGTTCCTGGACCAGGCGGCCGTGCGCGCCGAGGTCGCCTCACCGACCTATCAGGCCGGGCTGTGGGCGACCGACACCTGCGCGATCGTGCACCCGGCCCGGCTGGTCTTCGAACTCGCCCGGGCCTGCTCGGAGGCCGGGGTCGAGATCTTCGAGCACACCGCGGCGACGTCGGTACAGCGCGAACAGCGGGGGATCCGGGTGGAAACCTCGGCCGGGGTGCTCCAGGCCGACCAGGTTGTGTTGGCCACCAACGTGTTTCCGAGCCTGCTGAAGCGAAACCGGTTCCACACCATCCCGGTGTACGACTACGTGCTGTCCACCGAGCCGCTCACCGACGACCAGTTGGACCGCATCGGATGGCGCAACCGGCAGGGCATCGGAGACAGCGCCAACCAGTTCCACTACTACCGCCTCTCGGCGGACAACCGGATCGTCTGGGGCGGGTACGACGCGGTCTATCACTACGGGCGTCGCGTCGATTCGATGTACGAAGACCGGCCCGAGAGCTACCGCAAGCTGGCCGCGCACTTCTTCATCACGTTCCCGCAACTCGAGGACGTCCGGTTCAGCCACCGCTGGGCCGGTGCGATCGACACCAACACCCGGTTCTGTGCGCACTGGGGTCTGGCCGGCCGGGGCCGGATCGCCTACGTCAACGGATTCACCGGTCTGGGTGTCGGCGCCGCACGGTTCGCCGCCGACGTCTGCCTCGACCTGCTCGACGGTCACCCCACCGAGCGGACCGAGCTGGAGATGGTCAACCGCAAGCCGTTGCCGTTCCCGCCCGAACCGGTGGCCAGTGTGGGCATTCAGGCCACCCGGTGGTCGTTGGACCGGGCCGATCACAACGAGGGCAAGCGCAACCTCATCCTGCGCACCCTCGACCGCCTGGGCCTGGGGTTCGACTCCTAG
- a CDS encoding cation:proton antiporter, with protein sequence MAVSAALLLELGVIFTVLTILGTLARRFALSPIPLYLLAGLALGNGGIAPVPAAGEFVSTGATIGVVLLLLTLGLEFSIGEFAASMRRHLPSAGVDLVLNATPGAIAGWLLGLNFVGILAMAGITFISSSGVIARLLNDLRRLGNRETPAVLSILVLEDFAMAAYLPLLAVLAAGGTWWEALLWMAAAMVALVLVFAASYRWGHHLGRLISHPDDEQLLLRILGLTLLVAAAAEHLHASAAVGAFLVGLTLTGETAERARAVLTPLRDLFAAVFFLAIGLSVAPADLVPMLPAAVLLAAVTAITKVATGVYAARRDGVGRPGQLRAGTALVARGEFSLVIIGLAGTTVAAVGTLATPYVFVLAIVGPLLARFAR encoded by the coding sequence GTGGCTGTGTCGGCGGCGCTGCTGCTCGAGCTCGGCGTCATCTTCACGGTCCTGACGATCCTGGGAACCCTGGCGCGCCGGTTCGCGCTCTCACCGATCCCGCTCTACCTGCTCGCCGGGCTGGCCCTGGGCAACGGCGGAATCGCGCCGGTTCCTGCGGCGGGGGAGTTCGTGTCCACCGGCGCCACGATCGGCGTGGTCCTGCTCCTGCTGACCCTCGGCCTGGAGTTCTCCATCGGCGAGTTTGCGGCCAGCATGCGTCGGCACCTGCCCTCGGCCGGTGTCGACCTCGTCCTCAACGCCACCCCGGGTGCGATCGCCGGCTGGCTGCTCGGCCTGAACTTCGTCGGCATCCTGGCGATGGCGGGCATCACGTTCATCTCCTCGTCGGGCGTGATCGCCCGTCTACTCAACGACCTGCGCCGGCTCGGCAACCGGGAAACCCCTGCCGTGCTGTCGATCCTGGTGCTCGAAGACTTCGCGATGGCCGCCTACCTGCCGCTGCTGGCCGTGCTGGCGGCCGGCGGCACGTGGTGGGAGGCGCTGCTGTGGATGGCTGCCGCGATGGTCGCGCTGGTCCTGGTGTTCGCGGCGTCGTACCGCTGGGGCCATCATCTGGGCAGGCTGATCAGCCATCCCGACGACGAACAACTCCTGTTGCGCATCCTCGGGCTGACCCTGCTGGTGGCCGCAGCTGCCGAACATCTGCACGCCTCGGCCGCGGTGGGCGCATTCCTGGTCGGACTCACGCTGACCGGGGAGACCGCTGAGCGGGCCCGCGCCGTGCTCACCCCGCTGCGGGATCTGTTCGCGGCGGTGTTCTTCCTGGCGATCGGGTTGTCGGTGGCGCCTGCGGACCTGGTACCGATGTTGCCTGCGGCCGTACTGCTGGCCGCCGTCACCGCGATCACCAAGGTGGCCACCGGGGTGTATGCCGCCCGCCGCGACGGAGTCGGCAGGCCGGGCCAACTTCGGGCGGGCACCGCGCTGGTCGCCCGCGGCGAGTTCTCGCTGGTGATCATCGGATTGGCGGGGACCACCGTCGCTGCGGTGGGGACGCTGGCCACGCCGTATGTTTTCGTCCTGGCCATCGTCGGGCCTCTACTCGCGCGGTTCGCCCGGTAG
- a CDS encoding cation:proton antiporter regulatory subunit, whose protein sequence is MEVKEVLLPGVGLRYEFDNADGNRIGVIARRGGDFEVVVYGAPDPDQARPVFRLTDEEADALAQILGAPRMVESFADLTKEVPGLDAGQVEIAVGSPFVDRPLGDTKARTRTGASIVAIVRDEEVLASPKPDQVLHARDVLVVIGTEHGISGVRRIVDQG, encoded by the coding sequence ATGGAGGTCAAAGAGGTCCTGCTGCCCGGAGTCGGGCTGCGGTACGAGTTCGACAACGCTGACGGCAATCGCATTGGGGTGATCGCCCGGCGCGGCGGTGATTTCGAAGTCGTCGTCTACGGCGCCCCCGACCCCGACCAGGCACGCCCGGTGTTCCGCCTCACCGACGAGGAAGCCGACGCGCTGGCCCAGATCCTCGGTGCCCCGCGAATGGTGGAAAGCTTCGCCGACCTGACCAAGGAAGTGCCCGGCCTGGACGCCGGCCAGGTCGAGATCGCGGTGGGGTCGCCGTTCGTCGACCGCCCGCTGGGCGACACCAAGGCCCGCACCCGTACCGGCGCATCGATCGTGGCCATCGTGCGCGACGAAGAGGTGTTGGCCTCGCCGAAACCCGACCAGGTGCTGCACGCCCGCGACGTACTGGTCGTGATCGGCACCGAGCACGGCATATCCGGCGTCCGTCGAATCGTCGACCAAGGATGA
- a CDS encoding sterol desaturase family protein, with protein sequence MREPVLFAIPFFLLLLILEWTAARKLERLTEAEQPASGAYHARDAWASISMGLMSVATMGVWKFLALLGYAALYAYVAPWHLSPTKWYTWVVAIVGVDVLFYAYHRTAHRVRLIWATHQAHHSSRYFNFATALRQKWNNSGEIIMWIPLPLLGVPPWMVFTSFSISLIYQFWIHTERIDKLPRPFEFVFNTPSHHRVHHGMDPEYLDKNYGGILIIWDRLFGTFAPELFRPHYGLTKPVTTFNIWTLQTHEYAAIARDVRSARRWRDRLGYIFGPPGWAPRTTRRPATTVAAS encoded by the coding sequence ATGCGTGAGCCGGTGCTGTTCGCAATCCCGTTCTTCCTCCTGCTGCTCATTCTCGAATGGACCGCGGCCCGCAAGCTCGAGCGCCTGACCGAAGCCGAACAGCCCGCGTCCGGCGCCTATCACGCGCGCGACGCGTGGGCCTCGATCTCGATGGGCCTCATGTCGGTCGCGACGATGGGTGTCTGGAAATTCCTGGCTCTGCTGGGCTACGCCGCGCTCTACGCCTACGTCGCGCCGTGGCACCTCTCGCCGACCAAGTGGTACACGTGGGTGGTCGCGATCGTCGGGGTGGACGTGCTGTTCTACGCCTACCACCGCACCGCCCACCGGGTCCGGCTGATCTGGGCCACCCACCAGGCGCACCACTCCAGCCGATACTTCAACTTCGCGACCGCGCTGCGGCAGAAGTGGAACAACAGCGGCGAGATCATCATGTGGATTCCGTTGCCGCTCTTGGGTGTTCCGCCCTGGATGGTGTTCACCAGCTTCTCGATCAGTCTGATCTACCAGTTCTGGATCCACACCGAGCGCATCGACAAGCTGCCGCGGCCCTTCGAGTTCGTGTTCAACACGCCGTCGCATCACCGCGTGCATCACGGGATGGACCCGGAGTATCTCGACAAGAACTACGGCGGCATCCTCATCATCTGGGATCGCCTGTTCGGCACATTTGCGCCCGAACTGTTCCGCCCGCACTACGGCCTCACCAAGCCGGTCACCACATTCAACATCTGGACATTGCAGACCCACGAGTACGCGGCGATCGCGCGCGACGTCCGCTCGGCGCGCCGCTGGCGTGACCGGCTGGGTTACATCTTCGGTCCGCCCGGCTGGGCGCCCCGCACCACCCGGCGGCCGGCGACTACGGTGGCCGCAAGCTAG
- a CDS encoding carboxylesterase/lipase family protein, which produces MTADASVRPIVDNPIVETRYGPVRGADDGRVKTWKGIRYAAPPVADLRWRAPVAPQPWTEVADATTFGPVSPQPRSPIPMGLGTRADEDCLFLNIWAPLETGTAATGEPKPVMVWVHGGAYIFGSGSQPMYDGTVLATGSDVVVVTINYRLGALGFLDLSSAGFDSNVALRDVLAALRWVQENIAEFGGDPDRVTLFGESAGAAITTTLLAVPEAAGLFSRAIVQSAPATSIYGGERAGAVAELFLDRLGMTADEAHRAPLETLVDASQHLFDHVPATTPGLLAFAPTVDGDLVPDYPVTLARAGKTHPVPLLIGTNKDEAALFRLMRSPLMPIAPKSVRTMFNEMANDQPDLQLPTADQVSSAYPARMARTRSLGVASDVGFRMPTVWFAEGHTSVAPVYLYRFDWATPLFKTIRLGAAHATELIYVWGNLISGPRDVTFKLGGLKTGEELSERMRARWTAFAATGDPNLPLGHPHWAPYRLDDRATLVIDRRDRVVDDLDRPIRETWGSEVLSFR; this is translated from the coding sequence ATGACAGCGGATGCGAGCGTGCGGCCGATCGTGGACAACCCGATCGTCGAGACCCGCTACGGGCCGGTCCGCGGGGCCGACGACGGCCGGGTCAAGACCTGGAAAGGCATTCGCTATGCCGCCCCGCCGGTCGCAGACCTGCGCTGGCGGGCACCCGTTGCCCCGCAGCCGTGGACCGAGGTTGCCGACGCGACGACATTCGGTCCGGTCAGTCCGCAGCCGCGCAGCCCGATCCCGATGGGCTTGGGCACCCGCGCCGACGAGGACTGCCTGTTCCTCAACATCTGGGCGCCGTTGGAGACCGGGACAGCGGCCACCGGCGAGCCCAAGCCGGTGATGGTGTGGGTGCACGGCGGCGCCTACATCTTCGGGTCGGGCAGCCAGCCGATGTACGACGGCACCGTGCTGGCCACCGGTTCCGATGTCGTCGTCGTCACGATCAACTACCGGCTCGGCGCGCTGGGTTTCCTCGATCTCTCGTCGGCGGGGTTCGACAGCAACGTCGCACTGCGCGACGTGCTGGCCGCGCTGCGCTGGGTGCAGGAGAACATCGCCGAGTTCGGCGGCGACCCGGACCGGGTGACGTTGTTCGGTGAATCCGCCGGAGCCGCGATCACCACCACCCTGCTGGCGGTGCCGGAGGCAGCCGGATTGTTCTCCCGTGCGATCGTCCAAAGCGCACCAGCCACGTCCATTTACGGCGGCGAGCGCGCCGGCGCCGTCGCCGAGCTGTTCCTGGACAGGCTCGGCATGACAGCGGATGAGGCGCACCGCGCGCCCCTCGAAACTCTGGTCGACGCATCACAGCATCTGTTCGACCATGTTCCGGCCACCACGCCCGGACTGCTGGCATTCGCACCCACCGTGGACGGTGATCTGGTGCCGGACTACCCGGTGACGCTGGCCAGGGCAGGCAAAACCCATCCGGTGCCGCTGCTGATCGGTACCAACAAGGACGAGGCCGCCCTCTTCCGGTTGATGCGCTCACCGTTGATGCCCATCGCGCCCAAGTCGGTCCGGACGATGTTCAACGAGATGGCCAACGACCAGCCGGACCTGCAGCTCCCGACCGCCGATCAGGTCAGTTCGGCGTACCCCGCCAGAATGGCACGTACCCGCAGTCTCGGGGTGGCCAGCGACGTCGGCTTCCGGATGCCGACGGTGTGGTTCGCTGAGGGGCACACCTCCGTTGCGCCGGTCTACCTCTACCGATTCGATTGGGCCACACCACTGTTCAAGACGATCCGGCTGGGCGCCGCGCACGCCACCGAGCTGATCTACGTGTGGGGCAATCTGATCTCGGGTCCGCGCGACGTCACGTTCAAACTCGGCGGGCTCAAGACCGGCGAGGAACTGTCCGAGCGGATGCGCGCGCGCTGGACGGCGTTCGCGGCCACCGGCGACCCCAACCTGCCGCTCGGTCACCCGCACTGGGCGCCGTATCGCCTCGATGACCGCGCGACGCTGGTCATCGATCGCCGGGACCGCGTCGTCGATGACCTGGACCGGCCGATCCGCGAGACGTGGGGCAGCGAGGTACTCAGCTTTCGCTGA
- a CDS encoding DMT family transporter has protein sequence MRKWALLLAAITVEVTGTLSLRASQDHSAWLVLVVSGYLASFYFLALVLRAGMPVGVAYGVWGAVGTAATAILAAVIFGDPFTVPIVAGIGLIIAGVLLVELGSRNHAGEEGTP, from the coding sequence GTGCGGAAATGGGCGCTCCTGTTGGCCGCTATCACCGTGGAGGTCACCGGCACCCTGTCGCTGCGCGCGTCACAGGACCATTCGGCGTGGCTGGTCTTGGTGGTGTCCGGCTATCTCGCCTCGTTCTACTTCCTGGCGTTGGTGCTGCGGGCCGGTATGCCGGTCGGGGTGGCCTATGGCGTCTGGGGCGCGGTGGGAACCGCGGCGACGGCGATTCTGGCAGCGGTGATCTTCGGCGACCCGTTCACGGTCCCGATCGTCGCCGGGATCGGGTTGATCATCGCCGGCGTCCTGCTCGTAGAGCTCGGTTCGCGCAATCACGCCGGCGAGGAGGGCACGCCGTGA
- a CDS encoding DMT family transporter, whose protein sequence is MWLTLAGAILIEVCATLCLRASDGFRKKAWVAPMLLGYLVSFTLLSVTLSLGMPVGVAYGVWSAAGVALIAVIARVVFAEPLTPLMMGGIALIIAGVLTIELTGAVG, encoded by the coding sequence ATGTGGCTGACGCTGGCCGGGGCCATCCTCATCGAGGTGTGCGCGACCCTGTGCCTGCGCGCCTCGGACGGTTTCCGCAAGAAGGCGTGGGTCGCGCCGATGCTGCTCGGCTATCTGGTGTCGTTCACGCTGCTGTCGGTGACCCTGTCGCTGGGCATGCCGGTCGGGGTCGCCTACGGCGTGTGGTCGGCGGCCGGTGTCGCGCTGATCGCGGTGATCGCCCGGGTGGTGTTCGCCGAGCCCCTCACCCCGCTGATGATGGGCGGCATCGCGCTGATCATCGCGGGTGTGCTCACGATCGAACTGACCGGTGCCGTGGGCTGA
- a CDS encoding MFS transporter codes for MGGPGLAVRNRRARIASAALFLTNGALFANLLPRFPEIKADLGLSNSAFGLAVAAFSAGALLTGVTAAALVRRYRSSVVAVASSLLLAAFTVLAGLAPTGLTLAAALFCAGAADSVTDVAQNVHGLRVQRAYGRFIINSLHAVWSSGAVLGGLIGAGAIYLGIPRAVQLSASALLFGAVCLVAYRYLLPGPDHDHAEPRPGERATAPAGRSVYVALAALVAIAIAGAAVEDAGSSWATLYLRDSLSAPAALAALGYVALVGFQFIGRLVGDRLTDRWGPCTVARAGGVIVAVGMAGALAFPGIPGTIAGFAAAGFGSATLVPGAMHAADELPGLRPGTGLTVLTWLMRVGFLGSPILVGALADAVSLRAGLLTVPLAGLAAVLLARALSPRHRSVRS; via the coding sequence ATGGGCGGCCCCGGACTCGCTGTACGAAATCGGCGAGCCCGCATCGCCAGCGCCGCCCTGTTCCTGACGAACGGCGCGCTGTTCGCCAATCTGCTGCCGCGCTTCCCCGAGATCAAGGCCGACCTCGGCCTGTCCAACTCGGCTTTCGGTCTGGCGGTGGCCGCGTTCTCGGCGGGCGCGCTCCTGACCGGGGTGACCGCCGCCGCCCTGGTCCGCCGCTACCGTTCCTCGGTGGTCGCGGTCGCGAGTTCTCTGCTGCTCGCCGCGTTCACCGTGCTCGCCGGCCTGGCACCCACCGGGCTGACGCTGGCGGCCGCGCTGTTCTGCGCCGGTGCGGCCGACTCGGTGACCGACGTCGCCCAGAACGTGCACGGGCTGCGCGTGCAACGCGCGTACGGCCGCTTCATCATCAACTCGCTGCATGCGGTGTGGTCGTCGGGCGCGGTGCTCGGCGGCCTGATCGGCGCAGGCGCAATCTATCTCGGCATTCCCCGCGCCGTGCAGCTCTCGGCTTCGGCGCTACTGTTCGGCGCGGTGTGCCTGGTCGCCTACCGGTACCTGCTGCCAGGCCCCGACCATGACCACGCCGAACCCCGGCCGGGCGAGCGGGCCACCGCCCCGGCGGGTCGCAGCGTCTATGTGGCGTTGGCCGCGCTGGTGGCCATTGCGATCGCCGGCGCCGCAGTAGAGGACGCGGGCAGTTCGTGGGCCACGTTGTATCTGCGAGATTCGCTGTCGGCACCCGCTGCGCTCGCCGCGCTCGGCTATGTCGCCCTGGTCGGCTTCCAGTTCATCGGCCGTCTTGTCGGCGACCGGCTGACCGACCGGTGGGGGCCGTGCACGGTCGCCCGGGCCGGCGGCGTGATCGTCGCCGTCGGGATGGCGGGCGCCCTGGCGTTCCCCGGCATCCCGGGCACCATCGCGGGGTTCGCCGCCGCCGGATTCGGTTCGGCCACCCTGGTGCCCGGTGCCATGCACGCCGCCGACGAGCTTCCCGGACTGCGGCCGGGCACCGGGCTGACGGTGCTGACGTGGCTGATGCGAGTGGGATTCCTCGGATCGCCGATCCTCGTGGGGGCGCTCGCCGACGCCGTGTCGTTGCGCGCCGGTCTACTGACCGTCCCGCTGGCCGGACTGGCGGCGGTACTGCTGGCCCGGGCCCTCAGCCCACGGCACCGGTCAGTTCGATCGTGA
- the malQ gene encoding 4-alpha-glucanotransferase translates to MAHMTASSLAELAHRFGVATEYYDWTGRSVPVEEDTLVAVLAALGVQAGTEEGRAAALSADDTRYWSRSLPPTIIGRADSETSFWAHVTHGDPAHVWVRLEDGTVRTGVRQADNFTPPHDLDGRLVGEATFVLPADLPLGYHSVHLSSGGQEFSTPLIVTPAWLGLPARLGARRAWGLATQIYSVRSENSWGVGDLGDLTDLAVWAGARHGAGYILVNPLQAAAPTRPMEPSPYLPTSRRFTNPIYLRVESVPEFAQLPKRGRVWKLRAAVQARSRKIDAIDRDSAWAAKRTALKAIYRVPRSAGRELAFEAFKQREGRALDDFATWSALAEKYGGNWRKWPKGLRHPAGPDVAEFVHRHGSAVEFHRWLQWQLDDQLAAAQSQAVRTGMALGIMHDLAVGVHPDGADAWALQNVLATGVAAGAPPDEFNQLGQNWSQPPWRPDQLEELGYQPFRDLIAAILRHAGGVRIDHIIGLFRLWWIPSGAAPTKGTYVRYNHDAMIGIVALEAHRAGAVVVGEDLGTVEPWVRDYLRARGVLGTSILWFELDRDGGGGPLPAERWRELCLSSVTTHDLPPTAGYLAGEHVRLRDELGLLTRPAEEELAHDRAEQAAWLAELRRVGLLGDDADTEQVILALHRYLARTPSRLLALALTDAVGDRRTQNQPGTTDEYPNWRVPLTGPDGSPLLLEDVLTDPRAQTLAAVMQSATAPHPQ, encoded by the coding sequence ATGGCACACATGACTGCTTCGTCGCTGGCCGAACTCGCCCATCGGTTCGGTGTGGCCACCGAGTATTACGACTGGACCGGGCGGTCCGTGCCGGTCGAGGAGGACACCCTGGTGGCGGTGCTGGCCGCGCTCGGTGTGCAGGCCGGGACCGAAGAGGGCCGCGCCGCAGCGCTTTCGGCAGACGACACCCGGTATTGGTCCCGGTCACTGCCGCCGACGATCATCGGCCGCGCCGACAGTGAAACGTCGTTCTGGGCGCATGTCACCCATGGTGACCCGGCGCACGTCTGGGTCCGGCTGGAGGATGGCACGGTGCGCACCGGGGTGCGCCAAGCCGACAACTTCACTCCACCGCACGACCTGGACGGAAGGCTGGTGGGTGAAGCGACGTTCGTGCTGCCCGCCGATCTGCCGCTGGGCTATCACAGCGTCCACTTGAGCTCGGGCGGTCAGGAATTCAGCACGCCGCTGATCGTCACCCCGGCCTGGCTGGGTCTGCCTGCCCGGCTCGGCGCGCGGCGGGCGTGGGGCCTGGCCACCCAGATCTACAGTGTGCGCTCCGAAAACTCCTGGGGTGTCGGCGATCTCGGTGATCTCACCGACCTCGCCGTGTGGGCCGGGGCGCGTCACGGGGCCGGCTACATCCTGGTCAACCCGCTGCAGGCGGCCGCACCCACCCGGCCCATGGAACCCTCCCCCTACCTGCCGACATCCCGGCGGTTCACCAATCCGATCTACCTGCGGGTCGAGTCCGTTCCCGAGTTCGCTCAGCTGCCCAAGCGTGGCCGGGTGTGGAAGTTGCGGGCCGCGGTCCAGGCCCGGTCACGCAAGATCGACGCCATCGACCGCGACTCGGCGTGGGCGGCGAAACGTACTGCACTGAAAGCGATTTACCGGGTGCCGCGGTCGGCGGGCCGTGAGCTCGCCTTCGAGGCCTTCAAACAGCGGGAAGGCCGGGCCCTCGACGACTTCGCCACCTGGTCGGCGCTGGCCGAGAAGTACGGCGGCAACTGGCGGAAGTGGCCGAAAGGCCTGCGCCATCCGGCCGGCCCCGACGTGGCCGAGTTCGTCCACCGGCACGGCTCGGCGGTGGAGTTCCACCGCTGGCTGCAGTGGCAGCTCGACGATCAGCTGGCCGCCGCGCAGTCCCAGGCCGTCCGCACCGGGATGGCGCTGGGCATCATGCACGACCTCGCCGTCGGCGTGCATCCCGACGGAGCGGACGCCTGGGCATTGCAGAATGTGTTGGCCACCGGGGTCGCCGCCGGTGCCCCGCCCGACGAGTTCAACCAGCTCGGCCAGAACTGGTCGCAACCACCATGGCGGCCCGACCAGCTCGAAGAGCTTGGCTACCAACCCTTTCGGGATCTGATCGCGGCGATCCTGCGGCATGCCGGCGGGGTGCGGATCGATCACATCATCGGGCTGTTCCGGTTGTGGTGGATCCCGTCCGGCGCCGCGCCGACGAAGGGCACCTACGTCCGCTACAACCACGACGCGATGATCGGCATCGTCGCACTCGAAGCGCACCGGGCCGGCGCCGTCGTCGTCGGCGAGGATCTGGGCACGGTGGAACCGTGGGTGCGTGACTATCTGCGTGCTCGCGGCGTGCTGGGCACGTCGATCCTGTGGTTCGAACTGGACCGCGACGGCGGCGGCGGACCACTGCCTGCCGAGCGCTGGCGAGAGTTGTGCTTGTCCTCGGTGACCACGCACGATCTGCCGCCGACGGCCGGTTATCTCGCCGGTGAGCACGTGCGGTTGCGCGACGAGCTCGGCCTGCTCACCCGCCCCGCGGAGGAGGAACTTGCCCACGATCGTGCCGAGCAGGCGGCCTGGCTGGCCGAGCTTCGCCGGGTCGGCCTTCTCGGCGACGATGCCGACACCGAGCAGGTGATCCTGGCGCTGCATCGGTATCTGGCCCGGACCCCGTCGCGGTTGTTGGCGCTGGCGTTGACCGATGCGGTGGGCGACCGGCGCACCCAGAATCAGCCAGGCACCACCGACGAATACCCGAACTGGCGCGTCCCGCTGACCGGACCCGACGGCTCGCCACTATTGCTCGAGGATGTGCTGACCGACCCGCGGGCGCAGACGCTGGCGGCGGTGATGCAGTCCGCGACCGCGCCACACCCGCAGTAG
- a CDS encoding NUDIX domain-containing protein: MPKYSAGVLLHRHVDGVVEVLIGHPGGPFWARKDDGAWSIPKGEYDPETDDAWAAARREFAEELGSDVPQGIRIDFDAVKQPSGKVLTVFAVETDLDVTQAQSNTFSMEWPKGSGRMQDFPELDRVGWFPVAQARRKLLKGHVVFLDRLMAHLPGLGEGDPEPAG, encoded by the coding sequence ATGCCGAAATACAGCGCGGGCGTGCTGCTGCACCGACACGTCGACGGCGTCGTGGAGGTGCTCATCGGACATCCCGGTGGGCCGTTCTGGGCACGCAAGGACGACGGCGCGTGGTCGATCCCCAAGGGCGAGTACGACCCCGAAACCGACGACGCGTGGGCGGCCGCACGGCGTGAGTTCGCCGAGGAGTTGGGATCTGATGTGCCGCAGGGTATCCGGATCGATTTCGATGCGGTCAAGCAGCCGAGCGGCAAGGTGTTGACGGTGTTCGCCGTCGAGACGGACCTGGATGTCACGCAGGCACAGAGCAACACCTTCAGCATGGAGTGGCCGAAGGGGTCCGGGCGAATGCAGGACTTCCCCGAACTCGACCGAGTCGGATGGTTCCCGGTGGCCCAGGCACGCCGGAAGTTACTGAAGGGCCACGTCGTGTTCCTGGACCGGCTGATGGCTCATCTGCCGGGACTGGGCGAAGGCGATCCGGAGCCCGCGGGTTAG